In Nitratiruptor sp. YY09-18, a single window of DNA contains:
- the nrfD gene encoding NrfD/PsrC family molybdoenzyme membrane anchor subunit, with amino-acid sequence MVEHTVAATNAIVTLDVAIPEVIWGWMITLNMWAKSIGTGVVLVGAFLLARYGDKVGDKVKLWMPIISFIFLNIFLLFTLLDLHQPLRMWHIFFYPHWTSAITVGAWMATVFTGVIFIMAVIAIKKYLLKKPCKLEHLYDPLLKVAVVLAIPVTLYTATIMGEASARELWQTPTELAQMLLAALLCGSAVFLIIGGEWSYEVKRDLAIILGSSAFLSFTIYMGEYYFGHMKAEEVAAILAYVKENGPYHVMFWAGQWIAFIIPMILVYFSLKSRSASLLYLASLSAIIGLYITKHVWLIIPQLLPLS; translated from the coding sequence ATGGTAGAGCATACTGTTGCAGCGACAAACGCTATTGTTACCCTAGATGTAGCAATTCCTGAAGTTATTTGGGGATGGATGATTACGCTCAATATGTGGGCAAAAAGTATTGGCACAGGTGTTGTTTTGGTTGGAGCATTTTTGCTTGCTCGCTATGGAGATAAGGTAGGTGATAAAGTAAAACTTTGGATGCCAATTATCTCATTTATTTTCCTCAATATTTTCTTGCTCTTTACACTCTTAGATTTGCATCAACCGTTGAGAATGTGGCATATCTTCTTCTACCCTCACTGGACGAGCGCAATTACAGTGGGTGCATGGATGGCTACTGTGTTTACAGGTGTTATTTTTATTATGGCAGTTATTGCAATCAAAAAATACCTGCTCAAAAAGCCTTGTAAATTAGAGCATCTTTATGATCCACTTCTTAAAGTTGCAGTCGTACTAGCAATCCCTGTGACTCTCTATACTGCCACTATCATGGGCGAGGCATCTGCAAGAGAACTTTGGCAAACTCCAACTGAACTTGCACAAATGCTCTTAGCAGCTCTTCTTTGTGGTAGCGCAGTTTTCCTCATTATTGGTGGAGAGTGGAGCTATGAAGTAAAAAGAGATCTAGCTATTATTCTTGGATCGAGTGCATTCTTGAGTTTTACAATCTATATGGGTGAATACTACTTTGGACATATGAAAGCTGAAGAGGTTGCAGCAATCTTGGCATATGTCAAAGAGAACGGTCCATACCATGTAATGTTCTGGGCAGGTCAATGGATAGCATTTATTATCCCAATGATTCTCGTCTACTTCAGCCTTAAAAGTAGAAGTGCGTCATTGCTCTATTTGGCAAGCCTCTCAGCGATTATTGGGCTCTATATTACAAAACATGTGTGGCTAATAATCCCACAACTACTACCTCTAAGCTAA
- a CDS encoding 4Fe-4S dicluster domain-containing protein yields the protein MKLGFLVDLDLCMGCKGCEVACKVENKVPLHSWRLRVKYVDVGVYPETKRTYTPLRCNHCEDAPCERICPVSALHYLENGIVNIDKERCIGCAGCMMACPYGAIYMDPETNTADKCTYCAHRIASEMMPSCVVACPVEANIFGDLDDPTSHISRYIMEHQKKGGVQVRKPEKNTHPKHFYVGGGQVQLNPLAAKREEGYNLFNKITHLDHIGGH from the coding sequence ATGAAGCTAGGCTTTTTAGTTGACCTTGACCTATGTATGGGGTGTAAAGGTTGTGAAGTGGCATGTAAAGTCGAAAACAAAGTTCCACTTCATAGTTGGCGCTTGCGTGTAAAATATGTAGATGTGGGTGTCTATCCAGAGACAAAGCGTACATATACACCGCTGCGCTGTAACCACTGTGAAGATGCACCGTGCGAGAGAATCTGTCCGGTTAGTGCGCTTCACTATCTTGAAAACGGTATCGTTAATATCGATAAAGAGCGCTGCATTGGGTGTGCAGGCTGTATGATGGCGTGTCCATATGGTGCTATTTATATGGATCCTGAGACAAATACTGCAGATAAGTGTACATACTGTGCGCACAGAATTGCCAGTGAAATGATGCCATCATGTGTTGTAGCATGTCCTGTAGAGGCGAACATCTTCGGTGATCTTGATGATCCTACAAGCCATATCAGCCGCTACATTATGGAACATCAGAAAAAAGGTGGCGTACAGGTAAGAAAGCCAGAGAAAAATACGCATCCAAAACATTTCTATGTTGGTGGTGGTCAAGTGCAGCTCAATCCTCTTGCTGCAAAACGTGAAGAGGGATACAATCTCTTCAACAAAATTACTCACTTAGACCATATAGGAGGTCACTAA
- a CDS encoding DUF3817 domain-containing protein: protein MSDIKRFMIMNKIEGISYLILLFIAMPLKYIAGFAITTKIAGMIHGILFILFCYQLYKITSKSFISKKESILFFILSLIPFGSFYTERLFKNRFDYEPISVKDF from the coding sequence ATGTCTGATATAAAGCGCTTTATGATCATGAACAAAATTGAAGGAATATCGTATCTCATCTTGCTGTTTATTGCTATGCCACTTAAATATATTGCTGGCTTTGCAATTACTACGAAAATAGCAGGTATGATACATGGGATTTTGTTTATTCTCTTTTGCTACCAACTCTACAAAATTACTAGCAAATCATTTATCAGTAAGAAAGAATCAATCCTTTTCTTTATTCTTTCACTGATACCATTTGGAAGCTTCTATACAGAGAGGCTTTTCAAAAACCGTTTCGATTATGAGCCAATCAGTGTGAAAGATTTTTGA
- a CDS encoding spore photoproduct lyase family protein, protein MKIYDFEKKIAHTLFANLPKSEQEFVRTQAYKWRLSAAQLKQLCDIGIDLYMWSEGSLANLWEGESKEEILSNIQKRYEEIKRRPKSYDGFVIDKENTHKIRFAQIDKKLGFGMCPVASPKTRCCNLWTLDMVESCGYDCSYCSIQSFYNEDTITFNTNLKEKLLNIELDPNEIYHIGTGQSSDSLMWGNRGGVLDALIAFARKNHNVILELKTKSDNVRYLLENEYPPNIITTWSLNPQTIVQSEERLTASLQERLEAAKKIHDKGRLVGFHFHPMIYYDNWKQEYGEIFAKLLENFDPQRVALVSFGTLTFIKPVIKKLRRRTFKSKILQMPLVDAAGKLSYPMNIKRELFHFAYESLQPWHGKVFFYMCMEDHSLWREVFGYEYPTNESFELDMKYSYLAKIKNLSH, encoded by the coding sequence ATGAAGATATACGACTTTGAGAAAAAAATTGCACATACTCTCTTTGCAAATCTCCCCAAAAGCGAGCAGGAGTTTGTGCGCACCCAAGCCTATAAGTGGCGTCTAAGTGCAGCTCAGCTCAAGCAGCTGTGTGATATAGGTATCGATCTTTATATGTGGAGTGAGGGAAGCCTCGCAAATCTTTGGGAGGGTGAGAGCAAAGAAGAGATTCTCTCAAATATACAAAAGAGGTACGAAGAGATAAAGAGGAGACCTAAAAGCTATGATGGGTTTGTGATCGATAAAGAGAATACCCATAAAATCCGCTTTGCCCAAATTGATAAAAAGCTTGGTTTTGGTATGTGTCCGGTAGCAAGTCCGAAGACAAGGTGCTGTAATCTTTGGACACTGGATATGGTAGAAAGTTGCGGATATGACTGTAGCTACTGCTCAATCCAAAGTTTTTATAATGAAGATACAATTACGTTCAATACAAATCTCAAGGAGAAACTTCTCAATATAGAACTTGATCCCAATGAGATATACCATATAGGAACGGGGCAAAGCAGCGATAGTCTCATGTGGGGTAATCGCGGTGGAGTGCTAGATGCGCTCATAGCATTTGCACGTAAAAATCACAACGTTATTTTGGAGCTCAAAACCAAAAGTGATAATGTCCGCTACCTTTTAGAAAATGAGTATCCGCCAAATATCATAACTACCTGGAGTCTCAATCCCCAAACAATCGTACAGTCTGAAGAGCGCCTCACAGCATCTCTCCAAGAGCGCTTGGAAGCGGCCAAGAAGATTCATGATAAAGGGCGGCTCGTAGGATTTCACTTCCATCCAATGATCTATTATGATAATTGGAAGCAAGAGTATGGAGAGATTTTTGCAAAGCTTCTTGAAAATTTCGACCCACAAAGAGTAGCTCTTGTCTCTTTTGGAACGCTCACATTTATCAAACCCGTTATCAAGAAGCTTCGCAGGCGCACTTTCAAATCTAAAATATTGCAGATGCCTCTTGTTGATGCAGCTGGGAAGCTCTCCTATCCTATGAATATAAAAAGAGAGCTCTTTCACTTTGCTTATGAATCATTGCAGCCATGGCATGGGAAGGTGTTTTTTTATATGTGCATGGAGGATCACTCCCTTTGGAGGGAGGTGTTTGGGTATGAGTATCCTACTAATGAGAGCTTTGAGTTGGATATGAAGTACAGCTATCTAGCTAAAATCAAAAATCTTTCACACTGA
- the hisD gene encoding histidinol dehydrogenase, with product MKILNTQDASFAKEFAHILSRADMDIENVTPIVKSIIDEIKSEGDAALFRHIAKFDNWEPKSSEDLKIAPELMQRAYENLDEKLRAALHLAYDRIKAYHEKQLPKSWIDFENNGTILGQKVTPVEKAGLYIPGGKAAYPSSLLMNAIPAIVAGVEDIIVTTPTPDNEPNELLLAACHLCGIEKVYKVGGASAIAALAYGTQTIEKVDVITGPGNIFVATAKKLVYGEVNIDMIAGPSEIGIIADESADPRYIAIDLLSQAEHDEMASSILVTTSQELAQKVDKEVEQFLQELKRKDIASKSIHERGAIIVAECMSEAVDIMNKIAPEHLEIMTANPFELLPKIKHAGAIFLGENTPEPIGDYIAGPNHTLPTGGTARFYSPLSVENFLKKSSIINFSCQAMQNIGEAAAILAHTEGLEAHAKSIEIRLKK from the coding sequence ATGAAGATACTCAATACACAAGATGCTTCTTTTGCAAAGGAGTTTGCACATATCCTCTCGCGTGCAGATATGGATATCGAAAATGTCACGCCAATTGTCAAATCGATAATAGATGAGATCAAAAGTGAAGGTGATGCAGCGCTTTTTCGCCATATTGCAAAGTTTGATAATTGGGAGCCAAAGAGCAGTGAAGATTTGAAAATCGCCCCAGAGTTGATGCAAAGAGCATACGAAAATCTTGATGAAAAATTACGAGCTGCACTGCATTTGGCATATGATCGCATAAAAGCATATCACGAGAAACAACTACCAAAATCTTGGATCGATTTTGAGAATAATGGTACGATACTAGGACAAAAGGTTACTCCGGTTGAAAAGGCGGGTCTTTACATCCCTGGCGGTAAAGCTGCATATCCGAGCAGCCTTTTGATGAATGCTATTCCAGCAATTGTTGCAGGTGTGGAAGATATCATAGTAACAACTCCTACACCTGATAATGAGCCAAATGAGCTTTTACTCGCTGCTTGTCATCTATGCGGAATCGAAAAAGTATATAAAGTAGGTGGAGCAAGTGCAATTGCAGCACTTGCTTATGGTACCCAGACTATTGAAAAAGTCGATGTTATTACAGGACCTGGCAATATCTTTGTAGCAACTGCCAAAAAGCTAGTTTATGGTGAAGTCAATATCGATATGATTGCAGGACCGAGTGAGATTGGAATTATTGCAGATGAGAGTGCAGACCCACGTTACATTGCGATAGATCTTCTTAGCCAAGCAGAGCATGATGAGATGGCAAGCTCTATTTTGGTCACTACCTCGCAAGAGCTTGCACAAAAAGTAGATAAAGAGGTAGAACAGTTCTTGCAAGAACTTAAGCGCAAAGATATTGCAAGCAAATCGATCCATGAAAGAGGTGCAATTATTGTAGCAGAATGTATGAGTGAAGCTGTAGATATTATGAATAAAATCGCTCCAGAACATCTAGAGATAATGACTGCAAATCCCTTTGAACTCTTGCCAAAAATCAAGCATGCTGGTGCAATATTCTTGGGCGAAAACACTCCTGAGCCCATAGGTGATTATATCGCAGGGCCAAATCATACACTCCCAACAGGTGGAACTGCAAGATTTTATAGTCCGCTGAGTGTAGAAAATTTTCTTAAAAAAAGCTCGATTATAAATTTTTCATGTCAAGCTATGCAAAATATTGGAGAGGCTGCAGCGATCTTAGCGCATACCGAGGGACTGGAAGCCCATGCAAAATCGATAGAGATTCGCTTAAAAAAATAG
- a CDS encoding 1-aminocyclopropane-1-carboxylate deaminase/D-cysteine desulfhydrase produces MIDSPLHTITLFDYTLHVKRDDLLHPFISGNKARKLFYFLQNDLKISTVVSYGSMQSNAMAALAYLAKQKEWKFVYYTRINEALLDSPKGNLAFALSQGMQIKDISTWPYSKQDRNLLCESIKVDDTLIIPEGVRCKEAYYGIEQLAKEIVDWSKKNQKDIPIFLPSGTGTTALFLQKALKNLGSFLQVITFPCVGKKQYLQEQMECMEPDVSAIPKIIEPPKRYRFAHLYPELYQLWQEAKKSGIEFDLLYDPVAFATLQKSNDLPKELLYIHQGGRSGNITMEERYKKMFATIKEKKREL; encoded by the coding sequence TTGATTGACTCTCCACTCCATACTATCACGCTTTTCGATTACACTTTGCATGTCAAGCGAGACGATCTCCTCCATCCATTTATTAGCGGCAATAAAGCGCGAAAACTTTTTTATTTTTTACAAAATGATCTCAAAATTTCAACTGTTGTTTCCTATGGGTCTATGCAGTCAAACGCCATGGCAGCGCTAGCCTATTTGGCAAAACAAAAGGAGTGGAAGTTTGTCTACTATACCCGCATCAATGAAGCGCTTCTGGATAGCCCAAAAGGAAATCTTGCCTTTGCACTCTCGCAAGGTATGCAGATCAAAGATATCTCTACCTGGCCATACTCTAAGCAAGATCGCAATCTCTTATGTGAGAGTATAAAAGTTGATGATACACTTATAATCCCAGAGGGGGTGCGCTGCAAAGAGGCATATTATGGAATAGAACAACTCGCCAAAGAGATAGTAGATTGGAGCAAGAAAAATCAAAAAGATATTCCAATATTTTTGCCTTCTGGCACAGGGACAACTGCTCTTTTCTTGCAAAAAGCTCTCAAAAATCTTGGCTCTTTTTTGCAAGTAATAACTTTCCCATGTGTAGGCAAAAAGCAATACCTTCAAGAGCAGATGGAGTGTATGGAGCCTGATGTTTCAGCTATTCCCAAAATCATAGAGCCACCAAAACGCTATAGGTTTGCACATCTCTATCCAGAGCTTTATCAATTATGGCAAGAAGCAAAGAAGAGTGGTATAGAGTTTGATCTTTTATACGATCCTGTCGCATTTGCTACGCTACAAAAAAGCAATGACCTTCCAAAAGAGCTTCTTTACATCCATCAGGGTGGAAGGAGTGGTAACATTACAATGGAAGAGAGATACAAGAAAATGTTTGCTACAATCAAGGAAAAAAAGAGGGAGCTATGA
- the fbaA gene encoding class II fructose-bisphosphate aldolase, whose translation MGVREFLKPGVVWGDDLLRLYEYAKEHSFALPAINVVGTNSINAVMEAAREANSPVIIQLSNGGAHFWAGKGLDNEGQKAAILGAIAAAKHVHILAEAYGISVVLHTDHAARKLLPWIDGLLAAGEEYYKLHGRPLFSSHMLDLSEEPLEQNLATCEEYLRRMAPLGMHLEIELGVTGGEEDGVDNTGIDNAKLYTQPEEVAEAYERLSRISPYFTIAASFGNVHGVYKPGHVKLEPIILKNSQEYIRQKFGIDKEKPVSFVFHGGSGSELSKIHEAIDYGVVKMNIDTDTQWAFWSGVKGYIEKYHDYLQSQIGNPEGEDKPNKKYYDPRKWLREGEKSMKARVIKAYEDLRSLNIN comes from the coding sequence ATGGGCGTAAGAGAGTTTTTGAAACCGGGTGTGGTGTGGGGTGATGATCTTTTGCGACTCTATGAGTATGCAAAAGAGCATAGTTTTGCATTGCCAGCTATCAATGTGGTAGGTACTAACTCCATCAATGCAGTTATGGAAGCAGCAAGAGAGGCAAACTCTCCTGTGATAATCCAACTGAGCAATGGTGGTGCGCACTTTTGGGCTGGCAAGGGTCTAGACAATGAAGGACAAAAAGCAGCAATCTTAGGTGCAATTGCTGCTGCAAAACATGTGCATATTCTTGCAGAAGCCTATGGTATTAGTGTAGTGCTCCATACTGACCATGCAGCGCGTAAGCTCCTTCCTTGGATCGATGGACTCCTTGCAGCTGGGGAAGAGTACTATAAACTCCATGGCAGACCTCTCTTTAGCTCTCATATGCTTGATCTCTCAGAAGAGCCCCTTGAGCAAAATCTTGCAACATGTGAAGAGTATCTGCGTCGTATGGCGCCACTCGGCATGCATCTTGAAATTGAGCTTGGTGTAACAGGTGGCGAAGAGGATGGTGTTGATAATACAGGCATCGATAATGCCAAGCTCTACACACAGCCTGAAGAGGTAGCCGAAGCCTATGAGAGACTCTCTCGCATTAGCCCATACTTTACTATCGCAGCAAGCTTTGGAAACGTGCATGGTGTATATAAACCTGGGCATGTAAAATTAGAGCCAATAATTCTTAAAAATTCCCAAGAGTATATCCGCCAAAAATTTGGTATAGACAAAGAGAAGCCTGTGAGTTTCGTATTTCATGGTGGAAGCGGAAGTGAACTTTCCAAAATACATGAAGCGATCGACTATGGTGTTGTGAAGATGAATATCGATACCGATACCCAGTGGGCTTTTTGGAGCGGAGTCAAAGGATACATTGAAAAATATCATGACTACCTCCAAAGCCAGATCGGCAATCCTGAAGGTGAGGATAAGCCAAACAAAAAATATTACGATCCTAGAAAATGGCTTCGTGAAGGTGAGAAAAGTATGAAAGCTCGCGTCATCAAAGCTTATGAAGATCTTCGCAGTCTCAATATTAACTAA
- a CDS encoding peptidyl-prolyl cis-trans isomerase — protein sequence MKKYLVSGMVALGLLTSNALAGKVLATVNGKKITTEDVAPIIAQSGRSFDQLPKNIQKKVVEQAIERELLKEKALKSGIQKSKEYKEALEKLKGNLAFEIWMKKKYDSIKVSDSEAKAYYKKNIEKFKRPALVHARHILVRSEKEAQEIINELKKTPKSKLKAKFIELAKTKSVGPSGKKGGDLGYFSKGQMIKPFSDAAFALKPGQFTTKPVKSQFGYHVIYVEDKKPETTVEFAKVKDRIKSQLKMEKFQKMIKQEVAKLKKSASIKENI from the coding sequence ATGAAGAAGTATTTAGTAAGTGGTATGGTGGCTCTAGGCCTATTAACCTCAAATGCATTAGCAGGAAAAGTTTTAGCAACAGTTAATGGGAAAAAGATTACGACCGAAGATGTCGCTCCTATTATTGCACAATCGGGAAGAAGTTTCGATCAACTTCCAAAAAATATCCAGAAAAAAGTTGTCGAGCAAGCAATCGAGAGAGAACTTCTCAAAGAAAAAGCGCTCAAAAGTGGTATTCAAAAATCAAAAGAGTACAAAGAAGCACTCGAAAAACTCAAAGGCAACCTTGCGTTTGAAATATGGATGAAGAAAAAGTATGATTCAATCAAAGTAAGTGATAGTGAAGCAAAAGCGTACTACAAAAAGAATATCGAAAAATTCAAAAGACCTGCACTTGTACATGCTAGACATATCCTTGTAAGAAGCGAAAAAGAGGCGCAAGAGATTATTAATGAACTCAAAAAGACTCCAAAAAGCAAACTCAAAGCAAAATTTATAGAACTCGCTAAGACCAAATCTGTGGGACCTAGCGGCAAAAAAGGTGGAGATCTTGGATATTTTAGTAAAGGCCAGATGATCAAGCCATTTAGCGACGCAGCCTTTGCGCTAAAACCTGGTCAATTTACTACAAAACCTGTCAAATCGCAGTTCGGTTACCATGTGATCTATGTAGAGGATAAAAAGCCTGAAACTACTGTGGAGTTTGCAAAAGTAAAAGATCGCATAAAATCGCAGCTCAAGATGGAAAAATTCCAAAAAATGATCAAGCAAGAGGTTGCTAAGCTCAAAAAATCGGCTTCAATCAAAGAGAACATCTAA
- a CDS encoding YebC/PmpR family DNA-binding transcriptional regulator produces MAGHNKWSKVKHIKAKEDAKKGKVFTKAVRDIMTAVRDGGPNPETNAALRLAIERAKAVSMPQDNIKRAIDKASGNLPGVKYEEVTYEGYGPGGVAIMVECLTDNKNRTVAAVRHAFSKSGGSLGTSGSVAWMFDKKGVISVERDENEEAVMEAALEAGANDILEFDEVLVIEADPSEFNQVLEAVEKAGANILESNVGLVANNEIDVDDATAEKVEKLIDMLEENDDVQNVYHNMK; encoded by the coding sequence ATGGCAGGACACAATAAATGGTCCAAAGTTAAGCATATCAAAGCAAAAGAGGATGCTAAAAAAGGCAAAGTCTTTACAAAAGCTGTACGGGATATCATGACTGCAGTGCGCGATGGCGGTCCAAATCCTGAGACTAATGCTGCATTGCGTTTAGCAATTGAGCGCGCTAAAGCTGTCTCCATGCCTCAAGACAATATCAAAAGAGCGATTGACAAAGCAAGTGGTAATCTTCCAGGTGTCAAATATGAAGAGGTAACTTATGAAGGGTATGGACCAGGTGGGGTGGCTATAATGGTAGAGTGCCTTACAGATAACAAGAATAGGACAGTTGCAGCTGTACGTCACGCTTTTAGCAAGAGTGGCGGAAGTTTGGGTACAAGCGGAAGTGTGGCTTGGATGTTTGACAAAAAAGGCGTCATCAGCGTAGAGCGTGATGAGAATGAAGAGGCTGTTATGGAGGCAGCTTTGGAAGCAGGTGCAAATGATATTCTAGAGTTTGATGAGGTACTTGTCATAGAGGCTGACCCAAGTGAATTCAATCAAGTGCTTGAGGCAGTAGAGAAAGCTGGAGCAAATATTTTAGAAAGCAATGTTGGGCTTGTAGCAAACAATGAAATAGATGTAGATGATGCAACAGCTGAAAAAGTTGAAAAACTCATTGATATGCTTGAAGAGAATGATGATGTACAAAACGTTTACCATAATATGAAATAA
- the nth gene encoding endonuclease III, whose protein sequence is MVRRKPEEIQEIKKRLLEHYPQAHTELNYKNLYQLLVAVMLSAQCTDKRVNLITPDLFKKYPNVHALAQADIDELKELIKSCSFFNNKAKNLIKMAQMVEEKYGGKIPEDEKELVKLPGVGQKTAHVVMIEYFGKNLMAVDTHVFRVAHRLRLSDAKTREGVEKDLVQAFKTDLAAIHQAMVLFGRYICTAKNPKCDQCFLYDLCDSEDKRPLKDS, encoded by the coding sequence ATGGTTAGAAGAAAGCCTGAAGAGATACAAGAAATTAAAAAAAGACTTCTTGAGCACTACCCCCAAGCCCACACAGAGCTCAATTACAAAAATCTCTACCAACTCCTTGTTGCTGTCATGCTATCTGCCCAATGCACTGATAAAAGAGTAAACCTTATAACACCAGATCTTTTTAAGAAATATCCTAATGTCCATGCTCTAGCACAAGCAGATATAGACGAACTCAAAGAACTTATAAAATCATGCTCTTTCTTCAACAACAAAGCTAAAAATCTCATAAAAATGGCACAAATGGTAGAAGAAAAGTACGGTGGCAAAATTCCAGAGGATGAAAAAGAGCTAGTCAAACTTCCAGGAGTCGGACAAAAAACTGCCCATGTTGTCATGATCGAATATTTTGGCAAAAACCTCATGGCAGTCGATACACACGTCTTTCGCGTCGCTCACAGACTGCGCCTGAGTGATGCAAAAACACGAGAGGGGGTCGAAAAGGATTTGGTTCAAGCTTTCAAGACAGACTTAGCAGCAATTCATCAAGCGATGGTACTTTTTGGACGCTATATCTGCACCGCTAAAAATCCAAAATGTGATCAGTGTTTTTTGTATGATCTGTGTGACAGTGAAGATAAGCGCCCTCTTAAAGACTCCTAA
- a CDS encoding M20/M25/M40 family metallo-hydrolase, with amino-acid sequence MRILELFKKITQIPHCSGNTGALREFITTFTSRCGYHYEVDRAGNILCYRSKRDICLQSHYDMVCVGEAPHIEIYEKDGYLLAKNSSLGADNGIGVAMMLALMEEGKEAEYLFTNDEEIGLIGAKNLELRLQATKMINLDSEEFGQIYVGCAGGADIVAQREVDLQECEGNFYRVTARNFPGGHSGVDIDKNIPSAIKEFAYFATDAKVAAIEAGERRNSIPVHLQAVICTQESLQNSEYFLIERTEEKRVADFAIVKLLCAFAHGVRAWEREFAIPQVSVNLAKTTLIDNLLRIEISVRANSDKGLERIIQETLCFFDGFDREIVDIYPAWKPSITPLAKEIAREYERITKHPVSFKAIHAGLECAIFAQKFPSMQIASIGPDIINPHSVHERVKVDTIAPLLNLLRDIL; translated from the coding sequence ATGCGCATCCTTGAACTCTTCAAAAAGATTACACAGATCCCTCACTGCTCCGGCAACACCGGAGCCCTTCGTGAGTTTATCACTACATTTACTTCACGCTGCGGTTACCACTATGAAGTAGATAGGGCTGGCAACATACTCTGCTACCGCTCAAAACGCGATATCTGTTTGCAATCGCACTATGATATGGTTTGTGTGGGTGAGGCCCCGCACATTGAAATATATGAAAAAGATGGATATCTTTTAGCAAAAAACTCAAGCCTCGGAGCAGACAATGGCATAGGTGTAGCCATGATGTTAGCTTTGATGGAAGAAGGCAAAGAGGCTGAATATCTCTTTACAAATGATGAGGAGATAGGGCTTATTGGTGCAAAGAATCTTGAACTTCGCCTCCAAGCCACGAAGATGATCAATCTCGATAGTGAGGAGTTTGGACAGATATATGTAGGATGTGCTGGTGGTGCAGATATTGTTGCGCAAAGAGAGGTAGATTTGCAAGAGTGTGAAGGTAATTTCTATAGAGTTACTGCTCGTAACTTCCCAGGAGGCCATAGTGGGGTCGATATTGACAAAAATATCCCAAGTGCTATCAAGGAGTTTGCATATTTTGCAACCGATGCAAAGGTAGCTGCTATAGAAGCTGGAGAGCGTCGTAACTCAATTCCAGTTCATCTGCAAGCAGTTATTTGTACACAAGAGTCTTTACAAAATAGTGAATATTTTCTCATTGAAAGAACAGAAGAAAAAAGAGTTGCAGATTTTGCTATTGTAAAGTTGCTTTGTGCATTTGCACATGGTGTACGTGCATGGGAAAGAGAGTTTGCCATTCCGCAAGTAAGTGTGAACCTTGCAAAAACTACTCTTATTGATAATCTTTTGAGGATTGAGATAAGTGTCCGTGCAAACAGTGATAAGGGTCTTGAGAGAATTATTCAAGAGACTCTCTGCTTTTTTGATGGCTTTGATAGAGAAATAGTGGATATATATCCAGCCTGGAAGCCTTCTATCACACCTTTGGCAAAAGAGATAGCAAGAGAATATGAAAGAATTACCAAACATCCTGTCTCTTTCAAAGCGATTCATGCAGGACTTGAGTGCGCGATATTTGCACAAAAATTCCCATCAATGCAGATAGCATCTATCGGTCCAGACATTATCAACCCACATTCTGTGCATGAAAGAGTCAAAGTCGATACAATTGCTCCACTTTTAAACCTGCTGCGAGATATATTATGA
- a CDS encoding host attachment protein has protein sequence MKVGDIVIVANLGEMKVYKANPRDLEAEAGLKPQNIKLDQINAIDYVEAHWKLKDIVTDEAGRFKADAGKMGGNAGEHHELEKKMEEDVIKVLANDISNIVTETNPPKYFLALPQTIFARVWERVKPEAKEKLFRYVEEDLTKTDKNKLPDIFQQKGKHF, from the coding sequence ATGAAAGTTGGTGATATCGTAATCGTTGCAAACTTGGGAGAAATGAAAGTTTACAAAGCAAACCCAAGAGATTTAGAAGCAGAAGCTGGACTCAAACCACAAAATATCAAACTCGATCAAATCAATGCAATCGATTATGTAGAAGCTCACTGGAAACTCAAAGATATCGTTACAGATGAGGCTGGACGCTTCAAAGCAGATGCAGGGAAAATGGGCGGTAATGCCGGTGAGCATCATGAACTAGAAAAAAAGATGGAAGAAGATGTGATAAAAGTACTAGCAAATGATATTAGCAACATTGTTACTGAGACTAATCCTCCAAAATATTTTCTTGCTCTTCCACAAACAATTTTTGCAAGAGTCTGGGAGCGAGTCAAGCCAGAAGCCAAAGAAAAACTCTTTCGCTATGTAGAAGAGGATTTGACAAAGACTGATAAGAATAAACTTCCTGACATTTTTCAACAAAAGGGTAAGCATTTTTAA